In Acidobacteriota bacterium, a genomic segment contains:
- a CDS encoding sensor domain-containing diguanylate cyclase, giving the protein MAQQPEAPLPAPANAAMVDDDAASSFHCLELIRLENFLHRRRARPSFPLELNLAENLVEVLRKANEFVPSAAGSILLDDPVGKSKDRTQGQLTFIAAFGEKSEGLVGTSIPVTEGIAGHVYVTGKTYTTGEVRSDPYFYSAVDEVTSYTTESLIAVPIRIEQEVCGVLELINRRGMDHFNDTDRNLLEIFAGYISISIQNVLDGRQAQEIAKRDNLTGLFNDRYLHIALSQAILECSKPERDLAVLFIDLDYFKRVNDTHGHLAGSQVLREFGAMLRSIVPDDKAIAARYGGDEFVLVFPDTDIDGAVDVAEQIRTLVPAKAFCSVEGEIQSEPLNLRGLTCSIGIATMGRHITEDTDTEQRKSTLLRLADAAMYVAKETGRNRTAVAGQPVRRR; this is encoded by the coding sequence GTGGCTCAACAACCCGAAGCTCCTCTGCCAGCCCCCGCGAACGCTGCCATGGTGGACGATGACGCCGCCTCCAGCTTCCATTGCCTGGAGCTGATCCGCCTGGAGAACTTCCTCCACCGGCGGCGAGCTCGCCCCAGTTTTCCCCTCGAGCTCAACTTGGCGGAGAACCTGGTGGAGGTGCTGCGCAAGGCCAACGAGTTCGTACCCTCCGCCGCCGGCTCCATCCTGCTGGACGACCCGGTGGGCAAATCCAAGGACCGCACCCAGGGGCAGCTCACCTTCATCGCCGCCTTCGGCGAGAAGTCCGAAGGTCTGGTGGGCACCTCCATCCCGGTCACCGAGGGCATCGCCGGCCACGTCTACGTCACCGGCAAGACCTACACCACCGGTGAGGTGCGCTCGGATCCCTACTTCTACTCCGCCGTCGACGAGGTCACCAGCTACACCACCGAATCCCTCATCGCCGTGCCCATCCGCATCGAGCAGGAAGTCTGCGGTGTCCTCGAGCTGATCAACCGCCGCGGCATGGATCACTTCAACGACACCGACCGCAACCTGCTGGAAATCTTCGCGGGCTATATCTCCATCTCGATCCAGAACGTCCTCGACGGGCGGCAGGCGCAGGAGATCGCCAAACGCGACAACCTCACCGGCCTGTTCAACGACCGCTACCTGCACATCGCCCTCTCCCAGGCGATCCTGGAGTGCTCCAAACCCGAACGGGACCTGGCGGTCCTGTTCATCGACCTCGACTACTTCAAACGCGTCAACGACACCCACGGCCACCTCGCCGGCAGCCAGGTGCTGCGGGAATTCGGCGCCATGCTGCGCTCCATCGTTCCCGATGACAAAGCCATCGCCGCGCGCTACGGCGGGGACGAATTCGTCCTGGTCTTCCCCGACACCGACATCGACGGAGCCGTCGACGTGGCGGAGCAGATCCGCACCCTGGTTCCCGCCAAGGCTTTTTGTAGCGTCGAAGGGGAAATCCAGAGCGAGCCCCTCAACCTCCGCGGGCTCACCTGTTCCATCGGTATCGCCACCATGGGCCGGCACATCACGGAAGACACCGACACGGAACAGCGCAAGAGCACTCTGCTGCGGCTAGCGGACGCCGCCATGTACGTGGCCAAGGAAACCGGCCGCAACCGCACCGCCGTCGCCGGCCAGCCGGTCCGCCGACGCTGA